A genome region from Blochmannia endosymbiont of Polyrhachis (Hedomyrma) turneri includes the following:
- the lpxL gene encoding LpxL/LpxP family Kdo(2)-lipid IV(A) lauroyl/palmitoleoyl acyltransferase, protein MTKLPKFNCNLLHPKYWCIWLGIILLYLIVVLLPYHAIHYCGIKLGRTVQWFISRRIKIIRQNLQLCFPNLTKTELEHLVKKNCESIGMGIFETGMAWFWSDTRIKRWFTIKGLKYIIQAKKENKGVLLIGMHFLTLELGARIFGILHPGIGVYRPNNNLLIDWLQTWGRLRSNKSMLHRSDIKGIVKALKNGEIIWYAPDHDYGYKNSIFVPLFAVPHAATTIGTYKIAKITKPAIIPFMPYRLPNASGYELLILPDEKTIPLNQDIETVITYINKKIIEKLILTAPDQYMWLHRRFKTRPHGDPPLY, encoded by the coding sequence ATGACTAAACTCCCAAAATTTAACTGTAATCTATTACACCCAAAATATTGGTGCATTTGGTTAGGAATAATACTACTATATTTAATAGTAGTACTCTTACCTTATCATGCAATACATTACTGCGGTATTAAATTAGGCAGAACAGTACAATGGTTTATATCACGTAGAATAAAAATTATTCGACAAAATCTACAACTGTGTTTTCCAAATTTAACGAAAACAGAACTAGAACATTTAGTAAAAAAAAATTGTGAATCAATTGGTATGGGAATTTTTGAAACAGGCATGGCTTGGTTTTGGTCAGATACACGTATTAAACGTTGGTTCACAATTAAAGGTTTAAAATATATCATTCAAGCAAAAAAAGAAAACAAGGGGGTTCTACTAATTGGAATGCATTTTCTTACCCTCGAACTAGGAGCAAGAATTTTTGGCATATTACATCCAGGTATTGGTGTATATCGACCTAATAACAATTTATTAATCGATTGGTTACAAACTTGGGGACGATTACGATCAAACAAATCAATGCTTCATCGTTCTGATATAAAAGGAATTGTAAAAGCATTAAAAAATGGAGAAATTATTTGGTATGCACCTGATCATGACTACGGATATAAAAACAGCATATTTGTTCCTTTGTTTGCTGTACCTCATGCCGCAACTACAATAGGAACATACAAAATAGCTAAAATTACTAAACCAGCTATTATCCCATTCATGCCCTACCGTTTACCGAACGCTTCAGGTTATGAATTACTCATTTTACCGGATGAAAAAACCATACCACTAAACCAAGACATCGAAACAGTAATAACTTACATTAACAAAAAAATAATTGAAAAATTAATTCTAACCGCTCCAGATCAATATATGTGGTTACATAGACGTTTTAAGACACGGCCCCATGGTGATCCCCCTCTATACTAA
- the hspQ gene encoding heat shock protein HspQ yields MTASKFSIGQQVRHKLLGYLGVVIDVDPEYSLEKPSLDEITNNDTLRQSPWYHVVMEDEEGKPIHTYLAEAQLGYEPIPTHSDQSTLDDLAESIRLQLQAPRLRN; encoded by the coding sequence ATAACAGCAAGTAAATTTAGCATAGGACAACAAGTAAGACACAAACTTTTAGGATACTTAGGAGTTGTTATTGATGTAGATCCTGAATACTCTCTTGAAAAACCATCACTAGATGAAATTACAAATAACGATACTTTACGTCAATCTCCTTGGTATCATGTTGTTATGGAAGATGAAGAAGGAAAACCGATACATACTTATTTAGCCGAAGCTCAATTAGGATATGAACCAATTCCCACACATTCAGATCAATCTACTTTAGACGATTTAGCAGAATCTATTCGTTTGCAGCTTCAAGCTCCTCGTTTAAGAAATTAA
- the pgsA gene encoding CDP-diacylglycerol--glycerol-3-phosphate 3-phosphatidyltransferase: MNINIPTWITLFRVITIPFIIIFFYLPFSFCPLLSAIFFIFASLTDWFDGFLARRLEQTTVFGAFLDPVVDKLLVAVALMLIEEYFHTWWVTLPVASMIMREIVISALREWVAKISYPNVGIIVSRTSKIKTTLQMFSVVLLLWHPSEYLIVVGTVILYLAFVLTLLSILKYVCILYKNGLFKRTDNGS, from the coding sequence TTGAATATAAATATACCTACGTGGATTACTTTGTTTCGTGTAATTACCATACCGTTTATTATTATATTTTTTTATTTGCCATTTTCATTTTGCCCGCTATTATCTGCAATATTTTTTATTTTTGCGTCCTTAACAGATTGGTTTGATGGTTTTTTAGCACGTCGTTTGGAACAAACTACTGTGTTTGGTGCTTTTTTAGATCCGGTAGTTGATAAACTTTTAGTTGCCGTGGCATTAATGCTTATTGAAGAGTATTTTCATACATGGTGGGTGACTTTACCAGTTGCGAGTATGATTATGCGCGAAATTGTTATATCAGCATTACGTGAATGGGTAGCCAAAATTTCCTATCCTAATGTAGGTATTATAGTTTCCAGAACAAGCAAAATAAAAACAACGTTGCAAATGTTTTCTGTGGTACTATTATTATGGCACCCAAGTGAATATTTAATAGTAGTGGGGACAGTTATTTTATATTTAGCTTTCGTTTTAACTTTATTGTCGATTTTGAAATATGTTTGTATATTGTACAAGAATGGTTTATTTAAAAGGACAGATAATGGCTCTTGA
- the rpmF gene encoding 50S ribosomal protein L32 — translation MAVQQNKPTRSKRGMRRSHDSLKLFNMSISIDSCSGELHRRHYITKNGFYRGYEAISIKRVS, via the coding sequence ATGGCAGTACAACAAAATAAGCCTACGCGTTCTAAACGCGGAATGCGGCGATCCCATGATTCATTAAAGTTATTTAATATGTCAATATCAATTGATTCTTGTTCTGGTGAGTTGCATCGTCGGCATTATATTACCAAAAATGGATTTTATCGGGGTTATGAAGCGATTTCAATAAAACGGGTATCTTAA
- a CDS encoding RluA family pseudouridine synthase, which yields MKTYNNNVNLITISSPNIIGRRIDNFLLSYLKGISRNKVYSILRKGEIRVNKKRVKCMYRLNFGDIIRIPPIRNVMFERNNVCISETIIRKLFNSVLYEDDHLIILNKPSGIAVHAGSKLSYGIIEGLRTVRPELDYLSLVHRLDKETSGVLLLAKNYFSLIQLHEQLRLNVIKKEYLALVFGKCKFNFKVVTVPLSRHSSSTCLNNVKVNSIVGKYSKTYFIVQERFIAETLLRVNPITGRTHQIRVHAQYIGNPIAYDKRYGDAIYNQKIKISSGLNRLFLHASKLRFIHPINGKTFCIEAPMDKILSNCLLFLRK from the coding sequence ATGAAAACATATAATAATAATGTAAATTTAATTACTATATCTTCGCCAAATATTATTGGACGTCGTATTGATAACTTTTTATTATCATATTTGAAAGGGATATCTAGAAATAAAGTTTATTCTATTTTACGTAAAGGTGAAATTCGAGTTAATAAAAAAAGAGTCAAATGTATGTATAGGTTGAATTTTGGAGATATAATACGTATTCCACCAATACGAAATGTAATGTTTGAAAGAAATAATGTTTGTATTTCTGAAACAATTATTAGGAAGTTATTTAATTCTGTTCTTTATGAAGATGATCATTTAATTATTCTTAATAAACCATCTGGTATTGCAGTGCATGCTGGTAGTAAGTTGTCATATGGTATTATTGAAGGGTTAAGAACAGTACGTCCCGAACTTGATTATCTTTCATTAGTGCATCGTTTGGATAAAGAGACTTCTGGAGTTTTGTTGTTAGCAAAAAATTATTTTTCTTTAATTCAGTTACATGAACAATTGCGTTTAAATGTAATAAAGAAAGAATATTTAGCGTTAGTTTTTGGAAAGTGTAAATTTAATTTTAAAGTTGTGACTGTTCCGCTATCAAGGCATTCTTCTTCTACATGTTTAAATAATGTTAAAGTAAATTCGATAGTAGGGAAGTATTCTAAAACTTATTTTATTGTTCAAGAAAGATTTATTGCAGAAACATTGCTTAGAGTAAACCCAATTACTGGGCGTACACATCAGATTCGTGTTCATGCACAATATATAGGAAATCCTATTGCATATGATAAACGTTATGGAGATGCAATATATAATCAAAAGATTAAGATTTCTTCTGGTTTAAATCGGTTATTTTTACATGCTTCTAAATTACGATTTATTCATCCAATCAATGGCAAGACTTTTTGTATTGAAGCACCTATGGATAAAATATTGTCAAATTGTTTATTGTTTTTGCGAAAGTAA
- the fabA gene encoding bifunctional 3-hydroxydecanoyl-ACP dehydratase/trans-2-decenoyl-ACP isomerase: MIKKQQYYTKEDLLASGRGELFGNQGPSLPAPNMLMMDRVIKITENGGNYNKGFIQAELDILSDMWFFHCHFINDPVMPGCLGLDAMWQLVGFYLGWLGGKGKGRALGVKTVKFSGQILPTAKKVTYVIHFRKIINRTLTMGMADGEVFCDGKIIYTASDLKVGLFKNITEF; this comes from the coding sequence ATGATCAAAAAACAACAATATTATACAAAAGAAGATTTATTAGCTTCAGGGCGGGGTGAACTTTTTGGTAATCAAGGACCGTCACTACCAGCACCAAATATGCTAATGATGGATCGTGTAATAAAAATAACCGAAAACGGGGGAAATTATAATAAAGGTTTTATACAAGCAGAACTGGATATTCTTTCAGATATGTGGTTTTTTCATTGCCATTTTATCAATGATCCAGTGATGCCTGGTTGTTTAGGACTAGATGCAATGTGGCAACTAGTCGGTTTTTATTTAGGCTGGTTAGGTGGCAAAGGCAAAGGACGGGCTTTAGGTGTAAAAACAGTAAAATTTAGTGGACAAATTTTACCTACAGCCAAAAAAGTAACATATGTAATTCATTTTAGAAAAATCATTAACAGAACACTGACTATGGGCATGGCTGACGGCGAAGTATTTTGTGATGGAAAGATAATATACACCGCATCTGATTTAAAAGTCGGATTATTTAAAAATATTACAGAATTTTAA
- a CDS encoding L,D-transpeptidase family protein, translating into MPPKIVPPGPQNPMGSHALYIGKLYAIHGTNSNFGIGLRISHGCVRLRTKDMKYLFDHAPIGTRVQFINEPVKITTETNGTSYLEVHDPLSLTKKEFNSQQQKKIQLSNTIRKILQCNKTIDHKLVQEALNQRLGIPINITLKHK; encoded by the coding sequence ATCCCTCCAAAAATTGTACCACCAGGACCTCAGAATCCAATGGGATCGCACGCTTTATATATTGGAAAACTTTATGCAATTCACGGTACTAACTCAAATTTTGGCATTGGTTTACGTATAAGCCATGGATGCGTACGTTTAAGAACCAAGGATATGAAATATCTCTTTGACCATGCACCAATAGGAACTAGAGTACAATTTATTAACGAACCAGTAAAAATCACCACGGAAACAAACGGTACTTCTTATTTAGAAGTACATGATCCATTATCACTAACAAAAAAAGAATTTAATTCACAACAACAAAAAAAAATTCAATTATCAAACACTATACGCAAAATACTTCAGTGTAATAAAACAATAGACCATAAGCTAGTACAAGAAGCACTTAATCAACGTCTAGGAATCCCAATTAACATTACATTAAAACACAAATAA
- the plsX gene encoding phosphate acyltransferase PlsX — protein MGFFTLSLDVMGGDFGPSVIVPAALQALAMHPNLKLLLVGDPDIICPILSRSENSDLLTRLTVIPTKLVISSEEKPSKAIRVSRGTSMRVALELIKLKKAQGCISAGNTGALMGLSKLILKSLKGIERPALTAVLPNQRCGKTVILDLGANITCDSSMLVQFAIMGSVFAEQIVGVNNPRVALLNIGEEEMKGLHNIHQASMKLRNIPCIRYIGYLEANELLMGKADVLVCDGFIGNITLKTMEGVIKVFLSLLKGNRGNYITSAWLIHKWIQIGIKKFFIGDRLNQLNPNKYNGACLVGLRDIVVKSHGSATQDAFVSAIEQAVQAVKRKVPDRIATRLISILSEL, from the coding sequence TTGGGATTTTTTACTCTTTCTTTGGATGTTATGGGAGGCGATTTTGGGCCAAGTGTAATAGTGCCTGCTGCCTTACAGGCGTTAGCTATGCATCCAAATCTTAAGTTACTGCTTGTTGGTGATCCTGATATTATTTGTCCGATTTTATCTAGATCAGAAAATAGTGATTTATTAACTCGTTTAACGGTGATTCCTACTAAATTAGTAATTAGTAGTGAGGAAAAGCCTTCGAAAGCTATTCGTGTTAGTCGCGGAACGTCAATGCGTGTAGCTTTAGAACTTATTAAGTTAAAAAAAGCTCAGGGATGCATTAGTGCTGGTAATACAGGTGCTTTAATGGGGTTGTCAAAGTTAATTCTTAAATCTTTAAAGGGAATTGAACGGCCGGCGTTGACTGCTGTGTTGCCTAATCAACGCTGTGGAAAGACGGTTATTTTAGATTTAGGTGCGAATATTACGTGTGATAGTTCAATGTTGGTTCAGTTTGCAATTATGGGTTCGGTATTCGCTGAACAGATCGTGGGAGTTAATAATCCTCGAGTAGCTTTACTTAACATTGGGGAAGAAGAGATGAAAGGATTGCATAATATTCATCAAGCGTCAATGAAATTGCGAAATATTCCATGTATTCGATATATTGGTTATCTTGAAGCAAACGAGTTATTAATGGGTAAGGCAGATGTTTTAGTATGTGATGGTTTTATTGGAAATATTACTTTAAAAACGATGGAAGGTGTCATAAAAGTTTTTCTTTCGTTATTGAAAGGCAATAGAGGTAATTATATTACATCAGCATGGTTAATACATAAGTGGATTCAAATTGGAATAAAAAAATTTTTTATTGGTGATCGGTTGAATCAATTAAATCCTAATAAGTATAATGGTGCTTGTTTAGTAGGCTTGCGTGATATTGTAGTAAAAAGTCATGGTTCGGCTACTCAAGATGCATTTGTTTCTGCTATTGAACAGGCGGTGCAAGCAGTGAAGCGTAAAGTACCAGATCGTATTGCGACTCGATTGATAAGTATTTTATCTGAATTATGA
- a CDS encoding beta-ketoacyl-ACP synthase III, whose protein sequence is MFTKILGTGSYLPVCVRSNSFLEKMIDTSDDWIVTRTGIRERRISNADETVSNMGFYAAQQALKMADIHAKTVGIIIVATTSSTHAFPSAACQIQRSLNIDDSIAFDLSAACTGFAYALSVADQYIKHGTIEYALVVGSDTLSHTLNPKDRGTLILFGDGAGAVILGRSDTPGILSTHLHADGRYGDLLTLPYYNRICPSSTTYLQMSGNELFKIAVSSLAHVVDETMIANKIDRGELDWLVPHQANLRIISATAKRLGMGMEKVVVTLDRHGNTSAASVPLALDEAVRDGRIKRGHLVLLEAFGGGLTWGSVLLRF, encoded by the coding sequence ATGTTTACTAAAATTCTTGGTACTGGGAGTTATCTTCCGGTTTGTGTTAGATCGAATTCATTTTTAGAAAAGATGATTGATACATCAGATGATTGGATTGTGACTCGAACTGGTATTCGTGAACGTCGCATTTCTAATGCGGATGAGACAGTGTCTAATATGGGTTTTTATGCTGCACAACAAGCTTTAAAGATGGCTGATATTCATGCAAAAACTGTAGGTATTATTATTGTTGCTACTACTTCTTCTACTCATGCATTTCCTAGTGCAGCGTGTCAAATTCAGCGTAGTTTAAATATAGATGATAGTATTGCATTCGATTTATCAGCAGCCTGTACTGGTTTTGCTTATGCGTTAAGTGTGGCAGATCAGTATATTAAGCATGGTACTATAGAATATGCTTTAGTGGTTGGTTCTGATACTTTAAGTCATACATTAAATCCTAAAGATCGAGGAACGTTAATTTTATTTGGTGATGGAGCTGGTGCTGTAATACTTGGCCGTTCAGACACTCCTGGGATTCTTTCAACACATTTGCATGCTGATGGTCGATATGGTGATTTATTGACTTTACCATATTACAATCGAATTTGTCCTTCAAGTACTACATATTTGCAAATGTCTGGTAATGAATTATTCAAAATAGCGGTTTCTTCTTTGGCTCATGTGGTAGATGAAACAATGATTGCTAATAAAATTGATCGAGGAGAATTAGATTGGTTAGTGCCTCATCAAGCAAATTTGCGTATTATTTCTGCAACTGCCAAACGTTTAGGTATGGGTATGGAAAAAGTTGTAGTAACCCTTGATAGGCATGGTAATACATCGGCAGCTTCTGTACCCTTAGCACTGGACGAAGCAGTTCGTGATGGTCGTATCAAACGAGGTCATTTAGTTTTATTAGAAGCTTTTGGAGGCGGATTGACATGGGGGTCTGTGTTATTACGTTTTTAA
- a CDS encoding outer membrane beta-barrel protein, giving the protein MKKIQTLTLIIIAHLIYLPDNIAYSNPLKKNTWYIGNKIGLPRYNNIITYINEIITCNNTNEEICNSHIGFGTFIGYHTDQCFGFELGYNWLGQITYSNEEIKSSFEVQNIDISTKLYHPIIHDSINIYTKIGGAIWHASIKNSYHDHTNKIHHLNINDTSISPLLSFGIEYTIKKQWTTRLEYQKINNVGNIHSIGAQSNHTMINLNILYYFI; this is encoded by the coding sequence ATGAAAAAAATACAAACACTAACTCTTATAATAATTGCACATTTAATTTACTTACCAGATAATATCGCATATTCAAACCCATTAAAAAAAAATACCTGGTATATAGGTAATAAAATTGGTTTACCTCGATATAATAATATCATTACCTATATTAATGAAATAATAACATGCAATAATACTAATGAGGAAATTTGTAACTCACATATAGGATTCGGAACATTCATTGGCTACCACACCGATCAGTGTTTCGGATTTGAGTTAGGATACAATTGGTTAGGACAAATAACTTATTCTAACGAAGAAATCAAGAGCTCTTTTGAAGTACAAAATATAGATATTAGCACAAAATTATATCATCCAATTATTCATGATAGTATTAATATATATACAAAAATTGGAGGAGCAATTTGGCACGCCAGTATTAAAAATTCATATCATGATCATACCAATAAAATCCATCACCTTAATATCAATGACACAAGCATATCACCACTTTTAAGCTTCGGAATAGAATATACAATTAAAAAACAATGGACAACCAGACTAGAATATCAAAAAATTAATAATGTCGGAAACATTCACTCTATTGGAGCACAATCAAATCATACTATGATAAACCTAAATATTCTGTATTATTTTATATAA
- a CDS encoding TusE/DsrC/DsvC family sulfur relay protein — MNKQTLKLITDSEGYLLNFNDWNEEIATLIANNDKILLKNPHWEIIYFVRSFYTKFNISPNIRLLVKKLALKYGPNKGNSIYLLRLFQNNEIAREIAKISGLPKPKKCL; from the coding sequence ATGAACAAACAAACATTAAAACTAATCACCGATTCTGAAGGATATTTACTAAATTTTAATGACTGGAATGAAGAAATTGCTACTTTAATTGCTAATAACGATAAAATATTGCTTAAAAATCCACATTGGGAAATTATCTATTTCGTTAGATCATTTTATACAAAATTTAATATTTCTCCAAATATTCGGCTCTTAGTTAAAAAATTGGCATTGAAATATGGACCAAACAAAGGAAACAGCATATATCTCTTACGCCTTTTTCAAAACAATGAAATAGCAAGAGAAATCGCTAAAATATCTGGATTGCCAAAACCAAAAAAATGCCTATAA
- the fabD gene encoding ACP S-malonyltransferase, with protein MDNRLAVVFPGQASQKVGMLSGLSENAILKETFSEASEVLGYNLWDLTQRGPVEELNKTCRAQPAILAASVAIWRIWCAQGGRLPKFMAGHSLGEYSALVCSGVIDFSAAIKLVESRGILMQMAVVQDVGVMSAVIGLDKSVVISVCQDVRCNDQFVSVSVFNAPNYVIISGYKTAVERVNIICKALGAKFVYILPITIPSHCKLMMSIAEKFERELEKIDFLFPSISVINNVDVSIEKNPDRVKQALIRQLYTPVRWYEIIEYLLKFNINTLIEMGPSNVLSTMVRRCIINSNLLSMSVNDVPSLNVAIKY; from the coding sequence ATGGATAATAGATTAGCAGTAGTTTTTCCAGGGCAAGCATCTCAAAAGGTAGGAATGTTATCCGGTTTATCGGAAAATGCTATATTAAAGGAAACGTTTAGCGAAGCATCGGAAGTTTTAGGTTATAATTTATGGGATTTAACACAACGGGGGCCAGTAGAAGAATTAAATAAAACTTGTCGAGCTCAACCAGCTATTTTAGCGGCGTCAGTCGCCATTTGGAGAATTTGGTGTGCTCAGGGTGGGCGATTACCAAAATTTATGGCGGGGCATAGTTTAGGAGAATATTCCGCTTTAGTGTGTTCTGGTGTTATTGATTTTTCTGCAGCAATTAAATTAGTGGAGTCACGGGGTATCTTGATGCAAATGGCAGTTGTCCAAGATGTTGGCGTGATGTCTGCGGTTATTGGTTTAGATAAAAGTGTTGTTATTTCAGTTTGTCAGGACGTTAGGTGTAATGATCAATTTGTTTCAGTATCGGTTTTCAATGCACCAAATTATGTGATTATTTCAGGTTATAAAACAGCTGTAGAACGTGTAAATATTATTTGTAAAGCATTAGGTGCTAAATTTGTATATATATTACCTATTACTATACCGTCTCATTGTAAGTTAATGATGTCCATAGCTGAAAAATTTGAACGTGAGTTAGAAAAAATTGATTTTTTGTTTCCTTCTATATCTGTAATAAATAATGTTGATGTTAGTATTGAAAAAAATCCCGATCGTGTTAAACAGGCTTTGATCAGGCAATTATATACTCCTGTACGTTGGTATGAAATTATTGAGTATTTGTTAAAATTTAATATTAATACATTAATAGAGATGGGTCCTAGCAATGTGTTAAGCACTATGGTTCGAAGATGTATTATTAACAGTAATTTGTTAAGTATGTCTGTAAATGATGTACCATCGTTAAATGTGGCAATTAAATATTAA